Proteins from a single region of Alphaproteobacteria bacterium:
- a CDS encoding ATP-binding protein gives MKEAEICEAPEGASTDAGLRASRLAILHKTTRLDPLNIIILATAIAGTLHLLELGTPPAILGWLGAMTAGAGLSAVINQGLRLGRLHFSRPELTENMVAVLAGVITLGWSALLFLFWPEDDKFAAVIMTVSLLVLNFPIGMKLSISPRVFAVTCAALNGPILVKLIGAGATEFHVLVVVTLMSMAGAIGSAWELNRSISANLTLGRRNRDLIRELRTALQRAEEANVAKTHFLANTSHELRTPLNAIIGFSELMKDEHMGPLDRKYRQYADDIHESGRHLLSVINDILDLAKIEADRMDVDAERVDLRAVWNTALRMVAPRAERAGVDLMARIDGSLPPLLADERRLTQVAINLLANAIDFTPAGGDVVFRARLAEENDLIVTVSDTGVGMAPEEIPRALAPFEQVETGLARRRGGTGLGLSLSKRIVELLGGTMKVTSAAGIGTTVALHFPRNLVLSEIAPPTDTEPAQSISSGK, from the coding sequence GTGAAAGAAGCGGAAATCTGTGAGGCGCCGGAAGGCGCCTCGACTGACGCCGGACTCCGGGCGTCGCGGCTGGCGATCCTGCACAAGACCACGCGTCTTGACCCTCTCAATATCATCATTCTCGCGACGGCGATTGCCGGGACGCTCCACCTGCTGGAACTGGGGACGCCACCAGCCATTCTGGGCTGGCTTGGCGCGATGACGGCCGGCGCGGGACTCTCGGCCGTGATCAACCAGGGACTGCGCCTCGGGCGGCTGCACTTCTCCAGACCGGAATTGACTGAGAATATGGTCGCCGTGCTGGCCGGCGTCATCACCCTTGGCTGGAGCGCGCTTCTTTTTCTGTTCTGGCCCGAAGATGACAAATTCGCGGCCGTCATCATGACGGTTTCCCTGCTTGTCCTGAACTTTCCGATCGGCATGAAACTGAGCATTTCGCCCAGAGTCTTTGCCGTCACTTGCGCGGCATTGAACGGGCCAATCCTGGTCAAGCTGATCGGTGCCGGCGCCACCGAATTTCACGTACTGGTGGTCGTGACCCTCATGAGTATGGCTGGCGCCATCGGAAGTGCCTGGGAATTGAACCGGAGCATCTCTGCCAATCTGACCCTGGGCCGGCGTAACCGCGACCTCATCCGGGAGCTTCGCACTGCCCTGCAACGGGCCGAAGAGGCCAATGTGGCCAAAACCCACTTTCTCGCCAATACCAGCCACGAATTGCGCACACCGCTGAACGCGATCATCGGATTTTCCGAACTGATGAAGGACGAGCATATGGGGCCGCTCGACCGGAAATATCGGCAATATGCCGACGACATTCATGAAAGCGGCCGCCATCTCCTTTCAGTGATCAATGACATTCTGGATCTCGCCAAAATCGAGGCCGACCGGATGGACGTCGATGCCGAGCGGGTCGATTTGCGAGCGGTCTGGAATACGGCCTTGCGCATGGTCGCACCGCGAGCCGAGCGCGCCGGGGTTGATCTGATGGCCCGGATCGATGGGAGCCTGCCGCCCCTGCTTGCGGATGAGCGCCGGTTGACCCAGGTCGCGATCAACCTGCTGGCCAATGCCATCGACTTTACGCCGGCAGGAGGTGATGTGGTTTTCCGCGCGCGCCTGGCGGAAGAAAATGACCTGATCGTGACGGTCTCGGATACCGGAGTGGGGATGGCGCCCGAAGAGATCCCCCGTGCCCTCGCCCCCTTCGAACAGGTCGAAACGGGGCTGGCACGCCGCCGCGGGGGCACGGGCCTCGGGCTGTCCCTGTCCAAGCGGATCGTCGAGCTGCTCGGCGGGACGATGAAAGTGACGAGTGCCGCCGGCATCGGTACAACGGTCGCCTTACATTTTCCAAGGAATCTGGTCCTGTCGGAAATCGCACCGCCGACAGACACGGAACCGGCTCAATCTATTTCATCGGGAAAATGA
- a CDS encoding DUF952 domain-containing protein: MADFIYHLCRAGDWHDGRTRGAYGAALLRTGSGFLHFSTAATVRDSARLHCASWPDLVLLKVATAPLGAALRWEPSRDGRLFPHLYRTLDPAHVVRWWTLRDGLGRTDHFPDEID; this comes from the coding sequence ATGGCCGATTTCATCTATCATCTGTGTCGCGCCGGAGACTGGCACGATGGCAGGACGCGCGGCGCCTATGGCGCGGCCCTGCTGCGGACGGGCTCGGGGTTTCTGCATTTCTCGACGGCCGCGACAGTGCGCGATAGCGCCCGGCTCCACTGCGCCTCTTGGCCGGATCTGGTGCTCCTCAAGGTTGCCACCGCCCCGCTCGGCGCGGCCCTGAGATGGGAGCCGTCGCGGGACGGACGCCTCTTTCCCCATCTCTACAGGACCCTCGATCCGGCTCATGTCGTGCGCTGGTGGACGCTGAGAGACGGACTTGGCCGCACCGATCATTTTCCCGATGAAATAGATTGA
- a CDS encoding SxtJ family membrane protein encodes MKRDFQGHEDFRRPASSAGGSDRGFGLVFAVVFMIIGLFPVWSGAPPYAWALVLAAAFLMLALAWPRALHPLNRVWTAFGLALHKIVSPVILAILYYGTVVPTGVALKLFGKDPLQRRFDVTRSSYWIMRDPPGPSGESMKNQF; translated from the coding sequence ATGAAACGGGACTTTCAAGGCCACGAGGATTTCCGGCGACCGGCATCGTCTGCCGGCGGGTCCGACCGGGGCTTCGGCCTCGTCTTTGCGGTCGTCTTCATGATTATCGGGCTCTTCCCCGTCTGGAGCGGCGCGCCGCCCTACGCCTGGGCGCTCGTTCTGGCGGCCGCCTTTCTAATGCTCGCCCTGGCCTGGCCGCGCGCGCTACACCCCTTGAACCGAGTCTGGACGGCTTTTGGCCTGGCGCTGCACAAGATTGTCAGCCCGGTCATTCTCGCCATTCTCTATTACGGCACCGTCGTGCCCACCGGCGTCGCGCTCAAGCTGTTTGGCAAGGACCCGTTGCAGCGCCGGTTCGATGTCACTCGGTCAAGCTATTGGATTATGCGTGATCCGCCGGGACCAAGCGGCGAGTCGATGAAGAACCAGTTTTGA
- a CDS encoding DUF5989 family protein encodes MGFLVELWTFLRVRRKFWLLPVLLMMALFGGLIVLSQGSAVAPFIYTIF; translated from the coding sequence ATGGGTTTCCTTGTCGAACTTTGGACCTTCCTGAGGGTCCGCCGGAAATTCTGGCTTCTGCCGGTGCTGCTCATGATGGCGCTCTTTGGCGGCCTGATCGTGCTCAGCCAGGGCTCTGCCGTCGCGCCTTTCATCTACACGATTTTCTAG
- a CDS encoding carbamoyltransferase yields MRVLGVSAFYHDSAAALVVDGDIVAAAQEERFTRKKHDAAFPEKAISFCLAEAGVGLEDIDFVAFYDKPFLKFERLLETYIAFAPKGFQSFRMAMPVWLREKLFQKDLLRKEFQKFHSGFDWQNRLLFSEHHLSHAASAFYPCPFEEALVLTMDGVGEWATTSAALGRGSSLEVTREMHFPHSLGLLYSAFTYYTGFKVNSGEYKLMGLAPYGVPEYRDRILDNLVDLKPDGTFRLDQSYFDYCTGLRMTNRKFDSLFGQPARGPEERLTQFHMDVAASIQAVTEEIVLRLTRALAAETGQRNLCLAGGVALNCVANGKVLADGAFDHIWVQPAAGDAGGALGAALAVYYLNQGQKRPPPSNGPGEDAMKGAYLGPGFSNDEITAALDAAGARYDVMSDDVLVARTADALANGQAVGWFQGRMEFGPRALGGRSILADPRSPDMQRTLNLKVKYRESFRPFAPSVARENVADWFNLDKDSPYMLIVAEVREDRRRKMTHAEEQLFGIEKLNVPRSEIPAVTHVDYSARIQTVTPATNPRYHALLKAFEARTGCPVLVNTSFNVRGEPIVCTPLDAFRCFMGCELDVLAIGNCLLRKEDQDPALETDYKDAFELD; encoded by the coding sequence ATGCGTGTCCTTGGAGTTTCCGCGTTCTATCACGATAGTGCGGCCGCGCTCGTTGTTGACGGCGATATCGTTGCCGCCGCGCAGGAGGAGCGCTTTACCCGCAAGAAACATGATGCGGCCTTTCCCGAGAAGGCGATCTCGTTCTGTCTGGCCGAAGCAGGTGTCGGTCTTGAAGACATTGATTTTGTGGCGTTTTACGACAAGCCGTTTCTGAAATTCGAGCGGCTTCTCGAAACCTACATCGCCTTCGCGCCAAAAGGCTTCCAATCCTTTCGCATGGCGATGCCCGTCTGGCTGCGGGAGAAGCTGTTTCAGAAAGATCTGCTGCGCAAGGAATTCCAGAAATTTCATTCGGGATTCGACTGGCAGAACCGGCTTCTTTTCAGCGAGCATCACTTAAGTCACGCGGCAAGTGCCTTTTATCCATGCCCGTTCGAGGAAGCCCTGGTCCTGACAATGGATGGGGTTGGAGAATGGGCGACGACGTCGGCCGCGCTGGGACGCGGGAGCTCGCTTGAGGTCACGCGGGAAATGCATTTTCCCCATTCACTGGGCCTGCTTTATTCCGCTTTCACCTACTACACGGGCTTCAAGGTCAATTCAGGCGAATACAAGCTCATGGGGCTGGCGCCCTACGGCGTGCCTGAATATCGCGATCGCATACTGGACAATCTCGTCGACCTGAAGCCGGACGGCACGTTTCGCCTGGATCAGTCATATTTCGACTACTGTACCGGGCTTCGGATGACGAACCGGAAATTCGACTCTCTCTTCGGCCAGCCGGCGCGAGGTCCCGAGGAGCGGCTGACACAGTTCCACATGGACGTTGCCGCCTCGATCCAGGCGGTGACGGAAGAGATCGTGCTGCGCTTGACGCGCGCTCTGGCGGCTGAGACCGGACAGCGGAATCTCTGCCTCGCGGGCGGTGTCGCGCTGAACTGCGTCGCCAATGGCAAGGTCCTGGCCGACGGTGCCTTCGATCATATCTGGGTGCAGCCAGCGGCGGGGGATGCCGGGGGTGCGCTGGGCGCGGCGCTCGCGGTATATTATCTCAACCAGGGTCAAAAGCGCCCCCCGCCGTCGAACGGGCCGGGCGAAGACGCCATGAAGGGCGCCTATCTCGGCCCTGGCTTTTCCAATGATGAGATCACGGCGGCGCTGGACGCGGCTGGCGCCAGGTACGATGTCATGTCCGATGACGTGCTCGTCGCCCGTACGGCCGATGCACTGGCAAACGGCCAGGCGGTCGGCTGGTTTCAGGGGCGCATGGAATTCGGTCCGCGGGCGCTGGGTGGCCGGTCCATCCTGGCGGACCCGCGCTCGCCCGATATGCAGCGCACGCTCAATCTGAAGGTGAAGTACCGCGAATCCTTCCGACCCTTCGCCCCGAGCGTGGCGCGGGAAAATGTCGCTGACTGGTTCAACCTCGACAAAGACAGCCCGTACATGCTGATCGTGGCCGAGGTTCGTGAAGACCGCCGCCGGAAGATGACCCATGCGGAAGAGCAGCTCTTCGGGATCGAGAAGCTGAACGTGCCCCGCTCCGAGATACCGGCGGTCACGCATGTCGATTATTCCGCCCGCATACAGACGGTAACGCCGGCCACCAACCCGCGTTATCATGCGCTACTGAAGGCTTTCGAGGCGCGAACCGGATGTCCCGTACTGGTGAATACGTCCTTTAACGTGCGCGGCGAGCCCATTGTCTGCACGCCGCTGGACGCGTTCCGGTGTTTTATGGGGTGCGAATTGGATGTGCTCGCAATCGGGAATTGCCTGCTCCGCAAGGAGGATCAGGACCCGGCGCTCGAGACCGACTACAAGGATGCATTCGAGCTGGATTAA
- a CDS encoding EI24 domain-containing protein translates to MFSSLSKAFGDLADPEIRRVMWWAIWLTLALLVLLVWGVWALAGAVEFVASGWAETAIDLVIGAGVMVLAVVLFPAAVQLVASQFADRVVAAVERRHYASLPPASDVGVGAALAVAIKFALVTIGLNLLMLPFYFIPVVNAFVFVWLNGYLLGREQFELVMLRRFPARELAGRRRRVRGGITVVGLPLAGLALVPLVNLMLPVLGAAYMTHLVQRMPEVTHEV, encoded by the coding sequence ATGTTTTCAAGTTTGTCCAAGGCCTTCGGGGATCTGGCGGATCCGGAGATCAGGCGCGTCATGTGGTGGGCGATCTGGCTGACCCTGGCGCTTCTCGTCCTGCTGGTATGGGGCGTGTGGGCGTTGGCTGGCGCGGTCGAGTTCGTGGCCAGCGGGTGGGCGGAAACGGCCATCGATCTGGTCATCGGGGCGGGGGTCATGGTGCTGGCCGTCGTCCTTTTTCCGGCCGCTGTGCAGCTTGTCGCCTCCCAGTTTGCTGACCGGGTCGTTGCCGCGGTGGAGCGCCGGCATTACGCTAGCCTCCCGCCGGCCTCCGATGTTGGCGTGGGTGCCGCGCTCGCCGTTGCGATCAAGTTCGCGCTCGTCACCATCGGCCTGAACCTGCTGATGCTGCCATTTTATTTCATTCCCGTGGTCAATGCCTTCGTGTTCGTCTGGCTCAACGGGTATCTGCTGGGTCGCGAGCAATTCGAGCTTGTCATGCTGCGCCGCTTCCCGGCACGGGAGCTGGCCGGCCGCCGCCGGCGTGTTCGGGGGGGCATTACGGTGGTGGGACTTCCGCTGGCGGGCCTCGCGCTGGTGCCGCTGGTTAACCTAATGCTTCCCGTCCTGGGCGCGGCTTACATGACCCATCTCGTCCAGCGCATGCCCGAGGTGACGCACGAGGTCTAA
- the msrB gene encoding peptide-methionine (R)-S-oxide reductase MsrB, producing the protein MVEKIEKTETQWRELLTPEEFRVCRGKGTEPPFSGIYCDEKRPGQYNCKCCGQALFRSETKYDSGTGWPSFWAPIQDDAIACHRDTNHGMVRVEAVCGRCGAHLGHVFEDGPAPTGQRYCMNSLSLDLVPDAD; encoded by the coding sequence ATGGTTGAGAAAATCGAAAAGACTGAGACCCAGTGGCGAGAACTGCTGACCCCCGAGGAATTCCGTGTCTGCCGGGGGAAAGGGACGGAGCCTCCCTTTTCCGGCATCTACTGCGATGAGAAGCGCCCCGGTCAGTACAATTGCAAATGCTGCGGCCAGGCGCTGTTTCGCTCGGAGACGAAATACGATTCCGGCACCGGATGGCCCAGCTTCTGGGCGCCCATTCAGGACGACGCCATCGCCTGTCACCGCGACACGAACCATGGCATGGTTCGCGTCGAAGCCGTTTGCGGACGGTGCGGCGCCCATTTGGGCCATGTTTTCGAGGATGGCCCGGCGCCGACCGGCCAGCGATACTGCATGAACTCGCTCTCGCTCGACCTGGTGCCGGACGCGGATTAG
- a CDS encoding DUF3576 domain-containing protein: MIRRTGSDFREIETTPRRLRTLLAMLAGLVLAVGLGGCASDNEADLVGLWPDPPLQPAGDINPHLWQAAMETLDFVGPWGDSDAGILITPWRILPESPGERFKIRVFFYGEEFERDTLEVVVLRDVRAGDDWEGREPEEATAAGLEAIIWQRAQQIRAAQATGSRG, translated from the coding sequence ATGATTAGAAGAACTGGCTCAGATTTCCGTGAAATCGAGACCACCCCGCGCCGGCTTCGGACCCTGCTGGCGATGCTGGCCGGTCTGGTGCTGGCCGTTGGCCTTGGCGGCTGCGCCAGCGACAACGAGGCGGATCTCGTCGGTCTTTGGCCTGATCCGCCGCTGCAGCCGGCCGGTGATATCAATCCGCATCTCTGGCAAGCGGCGATGGAGACGCTCGATTTCGTGGGTCCCTGGGGTGATTCCGACGCAGGCATTCTGATAACGCCCTGGCGGATCCTGCCGGAATCGCCCGGCGAGAGGTTCAAGATCCGGGTTTTCTTCTACGGCGAAGAGTTTGAGCGCGACACCCTCGAGGTGGTCGTCCTGCGCGATGTCCGGGCCGGAGATGACTGGGAGGGACGCGAACCGGAAGAGGCCACCGCCGCCGGGCTGGAGGCGATCATCTGGCAGCGCGCTCAGCAGATCCGGGCCGCCCAGGCGACCGGTTCGCGAGGATGA
- a CDS encoding TetR/AcrR family transcriptional regulator — protein sequence MSRPRQFNRDDVLEKAMQIFWSQGFAGTSIQDLVKATGLNRGSLYGAFQDKENLYAEALDRYLGTEMQRCHSALKSGAPLKPVLRDLFLSIARTSESELTRRGCFVTNTAVECLPGEDRIGLMARDAILNMIHSMTDALRRAQMAGEISPALDSESLAYFLVTSINGLRVMVRAFEDTHQHERTVGHILSVLDVPPATIN from the coding sequence TTGTCCCGACCCCGTCAGTTCAACCGCGACGATGTCCTCGAAAAGGCCATGCAGATCTTCTGGTCGCAGGGCTTCGCCGGCACCTCTATTCAGGACCTCGTGAAGGCCACCGGCCTCAACCGGGGCAGCCTGTACGGGGCCTTCCAGGACAAGGAAAATCTCTATGCCGAGGCGCTCGATCGCTATCTCGGCACGGAAATGCAGCGGTGCCATTCGGCACTCAAATCGGGCGCGCCCCTCAAGCCGGTGCTGCGCGACCTGTTCCTGTCAATCGCGCGCACTTCCGAAAGCGAACTGACGCGTCGCGGCTGTTTTGTCACGAACACGGCCGTGGAATGCCTGCCGGGTGAGGACAGGATCGGGCTTATGGCCCGGGATGCCATCCTCAACATGATCCACTCCATGACGGATGCGCTCCGCCGGGCGCAGATGGCCGGCGAGATCAGCCCGGCGCTGGACAGTGAATCACTTGCCTATTTCCTGGTGACATCCATTAACGGACTGCGCGTGATGGTCCGGGCCTTTGAGGACACGCACCAGCATGAGAGGACGGTCGGGCACATCCTGTCTGTCCTGGATGTGCCGCCCGCGACAATCAACTGA
- a CDS encoding ABC transporter substrate-binding protein produces MTIRISRSWQAGTSRLNPALGHWPKDSGYRVWAILVLVAVLIQGFAVWDVLAATPGDPLRNTGAGPHRLVPPVTPGDQGPEFVEAGLGEESRFVAHLAAAVVETLRATPPAGLERRSRFHSILNHYFDLSALARPILGRHWRLASAADRRAFVRLLHEHVTDLYLAQFRNFDGEEIQILRARVIDADFSVVQTEIVHPARPDRQIDFWVRRAPDGYRVLDVVVEGTSLLVTKRAEFQAVIEREGLGGLMQRLERMTAAAQVPEG; encoded by the coding sequence GTGACGATACGTATCTCGCGTTCGTGGCAAGCCGGCACGAGCCGCCTGAATCCGGCCCTCGGGCACTGGCCGAAAGATTCCGGGTATCGGGTCTGGGCCATCCTGGTACTGGTCGCGGTGCTCATTCAGGGTTTCGCCGTCTGGGACGTGCTGGCGGCGACACCCGGGGATCCTCTGCGAAACACCGGTGCGGGTCCACACAGGCTTGTCCCCCCGGTCACGCCAGGAGACCAGGGCCCGGAGTTTGTGGAGGCGGGCCTGGGAGAAGAATCGCGTTTCGTAGCGCATCTTGCCGCCGCCGTTGTCGAGACATTGCGCGCCACACCCCCCGCGGGGCTGGAGCGCCGGTCGCGGTTCCACAGTATCCTCAACCACTACTTCGACCTGTCCGCCCTCGCGCGCCCCATTTTGGGGCGCCACTGGCGGCTGGCGAGCGCCGCCGACCGGCGCGCCTTCGTGCGTCTTCTGCACGAGCATGTGACCGATCTCTATTTGGCGCAGTTTCGTAATTTTGACGGTGAGGAAATACAGATTCTGCGGGCGCGGGTGATCGACGCGGATTTCTCCGTGGTCCAGACCGAAATCGTCCATCCCGCCCGTCCCGACCGTCAAATCGATTTCTGGGTCCGGCGGGCCCCCGACGGCTACCGCGTGCTCGACGTGGTGGTGGAGGGCACCAGCCTGCTCGTGACCAAGCGGGCCGAATTCCAGGCGGTCATTGAGCGCGAGGGGCTGGGCGGGCTGATGCAGCGCCTTGAACGCATGACGGCGGCGGCACAAGTACCTGAGGGCTAG